The genomic stretch GTCGTGGTGGCGCGCGACGTGGTCGCCGAACAATGCCGACGAACACTCCTGGATCAGCTCGCGCGTCAACGTGGCCATCACCTGGTAGTCGGCATAGGCCTGATACGTCTCCAGCATCGCGAATTCTGGCGAGTGGGAGCTGTCGGCTCCCTCGTTCCGGAAGTTGCGGTTGATCTCGAACACCCGGTCCAGTCCGCCGACGATGCACCTCTTCAGGAAGAGTTCCGGTGCGATGCGCAGGTAGAGGTCGAGGTCGAAGGCATTCATGTGCGTGCGGAATGGCCGGGCGGCGGCGCCCCCGTGCACCGTCTGCAACATCGGCGTCTCGACCTCGAGGAACCCCCGGGCGGTCAGACCGGCTCGCAGCGTCGACATGACGGTGGCCCGCTGGCGGACCGTGCGCCGCGCCTCGTCCCGGACGATGAGGTCCACGTACCGGCGCCGGACCCGCAGTTCCTCGCTCATCGGCTTGTGCGCCACGGGCAGCGGCCGCAGCGCCTTGGCGGTCAGCTGCCAGGAGTCCGCGAAGACCGAGAGCTCCCCGCGGCGCGACGTCCCGATCTCCCCGGTCACCAGGACGTGGTCCCCCAGGTCGACGTCGGCCTTCCAGGCCGCGAGCGACTCCTCGCCCACCCGGTCCCGGGAGAGCATCACCTGCAGCTCGGCGTCGCCCTCCCGGAGGGTGGCGAAGCACAGCTTCCCTGTGTTGCGGAAGAAGATCACCCGACCGGTGACGCCGACGGTCTCGCCGGTCATGGCGTCGGGCTCGAGGTCGGGGTGGGCGGCGCGGACGGCGGCGAGCGTGGTCGTCCGCTCGACGGTCACCGGGTACGGATCGATGCCGTTCTCCCGCAGCCGGTCGAGCTTGGCCCGGCGCACCCGCATCTGCTCGGGGAGTTCCTCGCTGCCGCCGTCGTCGCCGATGGGTCCGTCGCTCACGGTCCGAGAGCCTACGGACGGCGGACGACGCGGAACTACCTGGCCTGGTGCCGCTCGAAGGCCAGCCGCAGCCCGTGCACGGTGAGGTCGGGCTCCCTCTCCCCGATGGAGCGGCAGCTGTCCACGACCAGGGACGAGAGCCCGCCGGTGGCGACGACGACCGGCGCGGCGCCGAACTGCCCGACCAGCTCGGCGGCGATCCTGCTGACGAGCCCGTCGACCAGGCCGGCGAACCCGAGCACCAGGCCGGACTGCAGTGCGGCGACCGTGTTCTTGCCGATCGCGTGCGGCGGGCAGGTGAGCTCGACCGAGCGCAGCTGGGCCGCGCGGGTGGCCAGGGCGTCGAGGCTGACCTCGACCCCCGGGGCGAGGGCGCCACCGAGGAACTGGCCGTCGGGACCGACGGCGTCGACGTTGGTCGACGTGCCGAAGTCGACGACGACGACCGGCCGGCCACGGCCGTCGGGCCAGCGGCCGAACAGCTCGTGCGCGGCCAGCGCGGTCACGACGCGGTCGGCACCGACCTCGCGCGGATTGTCCACGTGCAGCGGGACGCCGGTGCGCACGCCGGGTCCGATGAGGACGACCGGCACGTCGAGGGAGTCCAGCAGCTGGCGCAGCGCGGGCAGCAGCGCCGGGACGGTGGAGCAGGCCGCGACCCCGGTGATCTCGGTGTCGCGCAGCAGGCCGCGCCACAGCATCCGCAGCTCGTCGGCGGTGGCGCGGGGCGCGGTCGTCACCCGCCAGCAGTCGATGCGATGGTCGCCGTCGAAGGTCGCGAGGACGGTCTGGCTGTTGCCGACGTCGACGGTCAGCAGCACGCGGTCACCGGATCGGGACGCCGAAGTCGCTGCGCTGCTGGTCGGCCGCGCCCGGGACGGGCGCCGAGGGGTCGCCACCGAGCTCCACGATCCGGTTGGCTCCGTCGACGTGCACGACCTTGGGGAGGTAGCTCTTCGCCTCGGTCTCGTCCATGACGCCGTAGCTGATCATGATCACCAGGTCGCCGGGGTGCACGAGGTGCGCCGC from Blastococcus sp. PRF04-17 encodes the following:
- the lysS gene encoding lysine--tRNA ligase; translation: MSDGPIGDDGGSEELPEQMRVRRAKLDRLRENGIDPYPVTVERTTTLAAVRAAHPDLEPDAMTGETVGVTGRVIFFRNTGKLCFATLREGDAELQVMLSRDRVGEESLAAWKADVDLGDHVLVTGEIGTSRRGELSVFADSWQLTAKALRPLPVAHKPMSEELRVRRRYVDLIVRDEARRTVRQRATVMSTLRAGLTARGFLEVETPMLQTVHGGAAARPFRTHMNAFDLDLYLRIAPELFLKRCIVGGLDRVFEINRNFRNEGADSSHSPEFAMLETYQAYADYQVMATLTRELIQECSSALFGDHVARHHDGTEVDLSGEWPQLRLYDAVSDAVGEEITPQTPVEQLRAVADKHDVGVDPAWLPGKVVEELFEALVQHALQAPTFVVDYPLDTSPLTRAHRSEPGLAEKWDLYIGGVERATAYSELVDPVAQRERFTAQAALAAAGDPEAMALDEDFLEALEYGMPPTGGMGMGMDRLMMTLTGLGIRETILFPLVRPLSSQ
- a CDS encoding type III pantothenate kinase, translated to MLLTVDVGNSQTVLATFDGDHRIDCWRVTTAPRATADELRMLWRGLLRDTEITGVAACSTVPALLPALRQLLDSLDVPVVLIGPGVRTGVPLHVDNPREVGADRVVTALAAHELFGRWPDGRGRPVVVVDFGTSTNVDAVGPDGQFLGGALAPGVEVSLDALATRAAQLRSVELTCPPHAIGKNTVAALQSGLVLGFAGLVDGLVSRIAAELVGQFGAAPVVVATGGLSSLVVDSCRSIGEREPDLTVHGLRLAFERHQAR